In Pedobacter sp. W3I1, one DNA window encodes the following:
- the lpdA gene encoding dihydrolipoyl dehydrogenase: MNYDVIVLGSGPGGYVAAIRASQLGLKVAIVERESLGGICLNWGCIPTKALLKSAQVFEYINHAADYGITTAGATADFAAVVKRSRGVADGMSKGVQFLMKKNKIDVIMGTGKVKPGNKLEVKGADGSQQELSAKNIIIATGARSRELPNLKQDGKKIIGYRQAMVLPELPKSMVVVGSGAIGVEFAYFYATMGTKVTIVEFMDNVVPVEDEDVSKQLLRSLKKVGIDVMTSASVESVDTSGAGCKVSVKTASGMQTIEADIVLSAAGIVANIENIGLEETGIKTEKGKIVTDEFYNTSVKGYYAIGDVVGGQALAHVASAEGIICVEKIAGQHAEPLDYNNIPGCTYCTPEIASVGYTEKAAKAAGYELKIGKFPFSASGKASAAGAKDGFVKLIFDAKYGELLGAHMIGANVTEMIAEIVVARKLETTGHEMIKSVHPHPTMSEAIMEAAADAYGEVIHL, from the coding sequence ATGAATTACGATGTTATTGTGTTAGGCAGCGGCCCAGGTGGTTACGTAGCTGCAATCAGAGCTTCTCAATTGGGACTAAAAGTTGCAATTGTTGAGCGTGAATCATTAGGTGGTATTTGTTTAAACTGGGGCTGTATCCCTACTAAAGCACTTTTAAAAAGTGCTCAGGTTTTCGAATATATTAATCATGCTGCTGATTACGGAATTACTACTGCTGGTGCGACTGCAGATTTTGCTGCTGTGGTAAAACGCAGCCGTGGTGTAGCTGATGGCATGAGCAAAGGCGTCCAATTTTTAATGAAAAAAAATAAAATTGACGTCATTATGGGTACTGGTAAAGTAAAACCAGGAAACAAATTAGAAGTTAAAGGTGCTGATGGTTCTCAACAAGAACTAAGCGCAAAAAATATCATCATTGCCACAGGTGCCCGTTCAAGAGAATTGCCTAACCTGAAACAAGATGGCAAAAAGATTATCGGCTACCGCCAGGCAATGGTACTTCCTGAATTACCAAAAAGCATGGTAGTAGTAGGTTCTGGTGCTATTGGTGTAGAGTTCGCTTATTTCTATGCTACCATGGGCACAAAAGTAACCATTGTAGAATTTATGGATAACGTTGTTCCGGTAGAAGATGAAGATGTTTCTAAACAATTGTTACGTAGCCTGAAAAAAGTAGGTATCGATGTCATGACTTCAGCAAGCGTAGAATCTGTTGATACCAGCGGTGCAGGCTGTAAAGTTTCTGTTAAAACAGCTTCGGGTATGCAGACTATCGAGGCAGACATCGTGCTTTCAGCTGCTGGTATCGTAGCAAACATCGAGAACATTGGTTTAGAAGAAACCGGTATCAAAACGGAGAAAGGCAAAATTGTTACCGACGAATTCTACAACACTTCCGTTAAAGGTTATTATGCGATTGGCGATGTAGTTGGCGGTCAGGCACTTGCCCACGTGGCTTCTGCAGAAGGTATTATCTGTGTTGAGAAAATTGCCGGTCAGCATGCCGAGCCATTAGATTATAACAACATCCCTGGATGTACCTATTGCACACCGGAAATTGCTTCTGTAGGTTATACCGAAAAAGCAGCAAAAGCGGCTGGCTACGAATTAAAAATTGGTAAATTCCCATTCTCTGCATCAGGTAAAGCAAGTGCTGCCGGTGCTAAAGATGGTTTCGTAAAACTAATTTTCGATGCCAAATACGGAGAATTATTAGGCGCACACATGATCGGTGCCAATGTTACCGAAATGATTGCTGAAATTGTAGTGGCACGTAAATTAGAAACTACTGGTCACGAAATGATTAAATCTGTTCACCCTCACCCTACCATGAGCGAAGCCATTATGGAAGCTGCAGCTGATGCATACGGAGAAGTGATCCACCTGTAA
- a CDS encoding glutamine synthetase III → MKSLRTIALKEAQNRISPEVKSPSAKISDFFGANVFDKRKMRDFLSKDVYEKLISSINQGELINSDDANQIATAMKAWAMSAGATHYTHWFQPLTGTTAEKHDSFFEPSGDGAIEKFAGSALVQQEPDASSFPNGGIRNTFEARGYTAWDPSSPAFIMESKAGKTLCIPTVFVSYTGEALDYKAPLLKALAALDRAAVDVCQYFDKSITKVNASLGIEQEYFLVDESLFNARPDLLLTGRTLFGHMSAKGQQLEDHYFGSIPERVFSYMVDFENEALKLGIPLKTRHNEVAPSQFECAPIYEEINLAIDHNQLLMDLMEKVARRHHFRVLLHEKPYAGINGSGKHNNWSLITDTGKNLLAPGKTPKNNLMFLAFFVNTIKAVSEHADLLRASIASVSNDHRLGANEAPPAIISIFLGSQLNDVLDEIEHSRISKKIKEDNALWLGIPKIPQILLDNTDRNRTSPFAFTGNKFELRAVGSSANSSAPMTILNAIMAEQLVKFKVEVDKLIKKGDKKDIALLTVIKKYIKESKGIRFEGNGYSQEWEDEAATRGLSNIKTTPKALDAYLTEKSAELFASTGIYSAREIHARHEIMLENFYKKLQIEARVMGEVANTAIIPAAIAYQNSLIENVQGLKAIGVESKVSIDIVKKLTEHLEIVKTNIDAMLEERKLTNKIEDTREKAIAYDEKVKSYFDIIRYHADKLEQIVDDSVWPLPKFRELLFMK, encoded by the coding sequence ATGAAAAGCTTAAGAACCATCGCATTAAAAGAGGCTCAAAACAGAATTTCACCAGAAGTTAAATCACCATCAGCAAAAATTTCTGACTTTTTTGGCGCTAATGTATTTGATAAGAGAAAAATGAGAGATTTCTTATCTAAGGACGTATATGAAAAATTAATATCATCTATCAACCAGGGTGAGTTAATTAATTCTGACGATGCCAACCAAATTGCAACCGCTATGAAAGCGTGGGCAATGAGTGCTGGCGCAACGCATTATACGCACTGGTTCCAGCCATTAACTGGTACAACTGCTGAAAAACACGATTCATTTTTTGAGCCAAGTGGCGATGGAGCTATAGAGAAATTCGCTGGTAGCGCTTTAGTTCAACAAGAGCCAGATGCGTCTAGTTTCCCTAACGGTGGTATCCGTAATACTTTCGAAGCTCGTGGTTATACTGCCTGGGATCCTTCTTCTCCAGCTTTTATCATGGAAAGCAAAGCAGGTAAAACACTATGTATCCCTACAGTATTTGTATCATATACCGGTGAAGCCTTGGATTATAAAGCACCTTTATTAAAAGCATTAGCTGCGCTTGATAGAGCTGCTGTTGATGTTTGCCAATATTTCGATAAAAGCATTACTAAAGTAAATGCTTCTTTAGGTATCGAACAAGAATATTTCCTGGTTGATGAGTCATTGTTCAATGCTCGTCCCGATTTATTATTAACTGGCCGTACTTTATTCGGACACATGTCTGCTAAAGGCCAGCAATTAGAAGATCACTATTTCGGTTCTATCCCTGAGCGTGTATTCAGCTACATGGTAGATTTCGAAAACGAAGCTTTAAAATTAGGTATTCCTTTAAAAACCCGTCACAATGAGGTAGCACCTTCTCAATTTGAGTGTGCACCAATTTATGAAGAAATCAACTTAGCTATCGATCACAATCAATTATTGATGGATTTGATGGAGAAAGTTGCCCGTCGTCACCACTTCCGTGTATTATTGCACGAAAAACCATACGCAGGCATCAACGGATCAGGTAAACACAACAACTGGTCGTTAATTACCGATACCGGTAAAAACTTATTGGCACCAGGTAAAACACCTAAAAACAATTTAATGTTCCTTGCTTTCTTTGTGAATACAATTAAAGCCGTTAGCGAGCATGCCGATTTATTACGTGCAAGTATTGCATCAGTAAGCAACGATCACCGTTTAGGTGCTAACGAAGCGCCACCTGCAATTATCTCTATCTTCCTAGGTTCTCAATTGAACGATGTGTTAGACGAGATTGAGCACTCACGTATCAGCAAAAAAATCAAAGAAGATAACGCACTTTGGTTAGGTATCCCTAAAATCCCTCAGATTTTATTAGATAACACCGACCGTAACCGTACATCTCCTTTCGCATTTACAGGTAATAAATTTGAGCTGAGAGCTGTTGGATCTTCAGCAAACTCTTCTGCTCCAATGACGATCTTAAACGCAATTATGGCTGAGCAATTGGTTAAATTTAAGGTTGAGGTTGATAAATTGATCAAAAAAGGTGATAAAAAAGACATCGCTTTATTAACAGTGATCAAAAAATACATCAAAGAATCTAAAGGTATCCGTTTCGAAGGTAATGGTTATAGCCAGGAGTGGGAAGATGAAGCTGCAACACGCGGTTTATCAAACATCAAAACTACACCAAAAGCTTTAGATGCTTATTTAACTGAAAAATCTGCTGAATTATTTGCTTCAACTGGTATTTATAGCGCACGTGAGATTCATGCCCGTCATGAAATCATGTTAGAAAACTTCTATAAAAAACTACAGATCGAAGCGCGTGTAATGGGCGAAGTAGCGAACACGGCTATTATCCCTGCAGCAATTGCTTACCAAAACTCTTTAATCGAAAACGTACAAGGATTAAAAGCAATAGGTGTAGAAAGCAAAGTTTCTATCGATATCGTTAAAAAATTAACAGAGCATTTAGAAATTGTGAAAACCAATATCGATGCCATGTTAGAAGAACGTAAATTAACCAACAAAATCGAAGATACCCGTGAGAAAGCGATTGCTTACGATGAGAAAGTTAAATCTTACTTCGATATCATCCGTTACCACGCCGATAAATTAGAACAAATTGTTGACGACAGCGTTTGGCCTTTACCAAAATTCAGAGAATTATTATTCATGAAATAA
- a CDS encoding GNAT family N-acetyltransferase, protein MIKPAQPTDVEEVVPLIIQAMGKLANKLTNTDDKAVINEIFKGFFQPQGNQYSYENTLVYEEDGKVLGSLNAYDGGKLLELRKPFLTYLAEHHQADDIHKDVETESGEFYLDTISVNPLSQGKGIGKQLIKAGIDWAKQLGYHNVGLLVEQNNDRALKLYQNMGFVIQNEKQFMGGLYHHMIFKINC, encoded by the coding sequence ATGATTAAACCAGCCCAGCCTACAGATGTTGAAGAAGTGGTACCCTTGATTATTCAGGCGATGGGTAAACTGGCCAATAAATTAACCAATACCGATGATAAAGCAGTCATTAACGAGATCTTTAAAGGCTTCTTTCAGCCGCAGGGTAACCAATACAGTTACGAAAACACCTTGGTTTATGAAGAAGACGGCAAAGTTCTGGGCTCGCTAAATGCTTATGACGGCGGAAAGCTTCTCGAACTCCGTAAACCATTTCTGACCTATTTAGCCGAACATCACCAGGCAGATGATATTCATAAAGATGTGGAAACAGAAAGTGGCGAATTTTACCTCGATACCATTAGTGTTAATCCATTAAGCCAGGGAAAAGGAATAGGGAAACAACTCATTAAAGCAGGTATTGATTGGGCTAAACAACTTGGCTACCATAATGTTGGCTTATTAGTAGAGCAAAATAATGATCGGGCGTTAAAGCTTTACCAAAACATGGGCTTTGTTATTCAAAATGAAAAACAATTTATGGGCGGCTTGTATCACCACATGATTTTTAAGATCAATTGTTAG
- a CDS encoding ferritin, which yields MKDLMRIKCLISQDIETLLNQQIKKEAHSSSLYLSMSSWCDQNGFDFSADYFLKQSEEERVHQLKLFKYVLDMGGNAISPEVSGIKTDFAGFREVFEDALEAEIAITQSFKNLASKCLKEQDFVTMEFLNWFLKEQREEEYKARRALELFEVIGEEGTGRWEIDKHVNKITYSEA from the coding sequence ATGAAAGACTTAATGCGCATTAAATGCTTGATATCACAAGATATTGAAACATTATTAAATCAGCAGATCAAAAAAGAAGCTCACTCTTCATCACTATATTTATCGATGTCATCATGGTGTGACCAAAATGGATTCGATTTTTCAGCAGATTATTTTTTAAAGCAATCTGAAGAAGAAAGAGTACACCAGTTAAAATTATTCAAATATGTTTTGGATATGGGTGGAAACGCAATATCTCCGGAAGTTTCAGGCATTAAAACCGACTTTGCCGGATTTAGAGAAGTTTTCGAAGATGCTTTAGAAGCAGAAATCGCCATTACCCAAAGTTTTAAAAACCTGGCTTCTAAATGTCTTAAAGAACAGGATTTTGTAACCATGGAATTCTTAAACTGGTTCCTGAAAGAGCAACGCGAAGAAGAATATAAAGCACGTAGAGCATTAGAATTATTCGAAGTGATTGGCGAAGAAGGTACAGGAAGATGGGAAATTGATAAACACGTGAATAAAATCACCTATTCAGAAGCATAA
- a CDS encoding AIR synthase related protein: MSDNRYNQRGVSASKEDVHNAIKNIDKGIFPKAFCKIIPDILGGDAEYCNIMHADGAGTKSSLAYVYWKETGDISVWKGIAQDAIIMNIDDLICVGATDNILLSSTIGRNKNLIPGEVIAAVINGTEEILADLREQGISIYSTGGETADVGDLVRTIIVDSTVTCRLKREDIISNDNIKPGDVIVALASYGQATYETEYNGGMGSNGLTSARHDVFDKTVANNYPESFDPAVPFDLVFSGKKQLTEEIDIEGFGKTTVGKLVLSPTRTYAPVIKKILESYRSQINGIVHCSGGAQTKVLHFVNDDIHVIKNNLFPIPPLFKLIQEQSGTDWKEMYKVFNMGHRMELYVPQEIAENIIEISKSFNIDAQIIGRVEKGGQKQVTIESEKGIFVYN; this comes from the coding sequence ATGAGTGATAACAGGTACAATCAACGTGGCGTTTCTGCCTCAAAAGAAGATGTGCACAATGCCATCAAAAACATCGATAAAGGAATTTTCCCAAAAGCATTCTGCAAAATTATCCCCGATATTTTAGGTGGTGATGCGGAATACTGTAATATCATGCACGCTGATGGCGCAGGTACCAAATCATCCTTAGCTTACGTATACTGGAAAGAAACCGGGGACATTTCCGTATGGAAAGGCATTGCACAAGATGCCATTATCATGAATATCGACGATTTAATCTGCGTTGGTGCTACCGATAATATCCTGTTGTCATCAACCATAGGCAGAAATAAAAACCTGATCCCGGGTGAAGTAATTGCTGCTGTAATTAACGGCACAGAAGAAATTTTAGCCGATTTACGCGAACAAGGCATCTCGATCTACTCAACAGGTGGCGAAACTGCCGATGTTGGCGATCTAGTAAGAACGATTATCGTTGATTCTACGGTAACTTGCCGTTTAAAGCGTGAAGATATCATCAGTAATGATAATATTAAACCTGGCGACGTAATAGTGGCATTAGCCTCATACGGACAGGCTACTTACGAAACCGAATACAATGGCGGTATGGGATCGAACGGATTGACTTCTGCCCGCCATGATGTTTTCGATAAAACAGTAGCCAATAATTACCCCGAAAGTTTCGATCCGGCTGTTCCATTCGATCTGGTTTTCTCTGGAAAGAAACAATTAACAGAAGAAATTGACATTGAAGGATTCGGCAAAACTACGGTAGGTAAACTGGTGTTATCGCCAACCCGCACTTATGCACCCGTAATTAAAAAGATTTTAGAAAGTTACCGCAGTCAGATCAATGGTATTGTACACTGTAGCGGTGGGGCACAAACAAAAGTATTACATTTCGTTAACGATGACATTCATGTAATCAAGAACAACCTATTCCCTATTCCACCGCTATTTAAGCTAATACAAGAACAATCAGGTACCGATTGGAAAGAAATGTATAAGGTGTTTAATATGGGCCACCGCATGGAGCTTTATGTCCCTCAGGAAATCGCTGAAAATATTATTGAAATTTCTAAAAGCTTTAATATCGATGCGCAGATTATTGGTCGTGTGGAAAAAGGCGGGCAGAAACAGGTAACCATCGAAAGCGAAAAAGGAATATTCGTTTATAATTAA
- a CDS encoding acetyltransferase: MTKVYLLGAGKHAAELSEYFNGNNEYQLNGYVINLDSSVNHPNLTRPVISIQEFLKNHPVAPNIALIGAIGNYERKSIIELLENKGYQFINIIHHHNYISPSIKIGKGNCLAPGCVINANVHIGNHCIVNSNCNISHDCTLENYVTISPGVTIAGNVSINEGVFIGAGATIIPGITIGKGAYIAAGACVTKDVPPNVMVAGVPARVKKIID, from the coding sequence ATGACTAAAGTATATCTTCTGGGTGCAGGTAAACATGCCGCCGAACTTAGCGAGTATTTTAATGGCAATAATGAATATCAATTAAATGGGTATGTCATCAACTTAGATAGCTCGGTTAATCATCCGAACTTAACCAGGCCAGTAATTTCGATACAGGAATTCTTAAAAAATCATCCAGTTGCTCCAAACATTGCACTTATTGGGGCGATAGGCAATTATGAAAGAAAATCGATTATCGAGTTGTTAGAAAACAAAGGCTACCAATTTATCAATATCATTCACCACCATAATTACATCAGTCCTTCGATTAAAATTGGCAAAGGAAACTGCCTTGCCCCAGGATGTGTAATCAATGCAAATGTGCATATCGGTAACCACTGTATTGTGAATTCAAATTGCAACATCAGCCACGATTGCACACTAGAAAATTATGTTACCATCTCTCCTGGCGTAACCATTGCCGGAAATGTAAGCATTAACGAAGGTGTTTTTATAGGGGCCGGTGCTACTATAATTCCAGGCATTACGATTGGCAAAGGAGCCTACATTGCCGCTGGTGCCTGTGTTACAAAAGATGTTCCACCGAATGTGATGGTTGCGGGTGTGCCTGCAAGGGTAAAGAAAATTATAGATTAA
- a CDS encoding TonB-dependent receptor, whose translation MKKSLLLRLVLVIVAFVGFTIGANAQVTSSSMTGTIKDAKGALPGASVKATHTPTGTVYSVSTNNDGRFTIANMRVGGPYTVEVSFIGYNPEKITDLALKLGDPYVLNVVLSDNSKQLNEIVITGKNDPVFNSKKTGASTNISKEQIQNLPSLSRSLTDFTRLTPQANGNSFAGANNRFNNISIDGAVNNDVFGLAGNGAPGGQAGTQPISLDAIQELQVVLAPFDVTLGNFAGGGVNAITRSGTNKVEGSAYFFGRNQNTVGKSVDGLNTKAAKFYDAQYGFRLGAPIIKNKLFFFVNAEMGRRQEPTSLNVGDPGSVLSLTDAQSIANTLQTRYGYDAGSYDAVNRQTQNNKIFARLDWNINAKNQLTLRHNYIDAFDDNISRSTTQFRFGNNAYKFNNTQNVSVLELRSAISQTVSNNLIVGYQRIRDYRSTAGSLFPQIQINNMNGVSGNSVLVGSERSSTANELDQDIIEFTDNVKIFANKHTFTFGTHNEFFKFRNLFMNNFAGSYTYSNLNDFTTNAKPNVAAATYSIVPGEASPSAKFSAAQLGFYFQDEIDAFKGFKLIAGLRVDVPLFFDDPAANPLIPTSFPNQRTDQTPSGQILVSPRLSFNWDLTGDRSLQLRGGAGLLTSRAPFVWLSNQFTNSGMLYGAVNATNGTGTFIADPANQKAAGGSVPTYEVNLVNNNFKVPQVFRTNVAVDFKLPGGITGTLEALLSKTVNNVLYKNINMKPAIGRINSSITGGADTRPLYNYPTTAGKVNTTFTNVYYLDNTDKGSTYNLTAQLQKSFNFGLFLSGSYTYGKSKDINSGASSTASSNFGFVQIVNDPNNPDLAYSNFDVRHRVTGALNYAVKYGKNKEFGTTFSLFYVGKSGSPFTYLYFGDLNQDGNNQNDLLYVPRNLSEIKLADLNIGTTAAPVIIPIAQQWAALDAFINSDPYLSTKRGQYTERNGARMPWEHQFDVRIMQDLGIVGGKGTKNSLQLSLDIINVGNLINKDWGKLYSLSNTASTLINYNYNATTGGNYTFRAPTNGTAYQVAPFASRWQAQVGVRYNFN comes from the coding sequence ATGAAGAAATCTTTACTATTAAGATTAGTACTGGTTATTGTTGCATTTGTAGGTTTTACCATTGGTGCAAATGCACAGGTAACCTCATCATCAATGACAGGAACAATTAAGGATGCCAAGGGCGCCTTACCTGGTGCAAGTGTTAAAGCAACACACACACCAACAGGTACAGTATATTCTGTGTCGACAAATAATGATGGCCGTTTTACTATAGCTAATATGCGTGTGGGCGGTCCATATACTGTTGAGGTGAGTTTTATTGGTTATAATCCAGAGAAAATAACAGATTTAGCTTTAAAATTAGGTGATCCCTACGTTTTAAATGTTGTTCTTTCTGACAATAGCAAACAGTTAAACGAAATTGTAATTACAGGTAAAAACGATCCTGTATTTAACAGTAAAAAAACTGGAGCGTCAACAAACATCAGCAAAGAGCAAATTCAAAACCTTCCTTCTCTTTCGAGATCATTAACTGATTTTACACGTTTAACACCACAAGCAAATGGTAACTCATTTGCTGGCGCAAACAACAGATTCAATAACATTAGTATTGATGGTGCCGTAAATAACGATGTTTTTGGTTTAGCAGGAAATGGTGCTCCAGGTGGTCAGGCCGGTACTCAGCCAATTTCATTAGATGCGATTCAGGAATTACAAGTTGTATTGGCTCCTTTCGACGTTACTTTAGGAAACTTTGCTGGTGGTGGTGTTAACGCAATTACTCGTTCTGGAACCAATAAAGTTGAAGGTTCTGCTTACTTTTTTGGAAGAAACCAAAATACGGTTGGTAAAAGTGTTGATGGCTTAAATACAAAAGCTGCTAAATTTTACGATGCACAATATGGTTTCCGTTTAGGAGCACCTATCATCAAAAATAAATTATTCTTTTTTGTAAATGCTGAAATGGGCAGAAGACAAGAACCAACTTCATTAAATGTTGGTGATCCAGGTTCTGTTTTATCTTTAACAGATGCTCAAAGTATTGCGAACACGTTACAAACAAGATATGGTTATGATGCTGGTAGCTACGATGCAGTAAATAGACAAACTCAAAACAATAAAATTTTTGCACGTTTAGACTGGAATATCAATGCTAAAAATCAATTGACGCTTCGTCATAATTATATTGATGCATTTGATGATAACATCAGTAGAAGTACTACTCAATTCCGTTTCGGTAACAATGCGTACAAATTTAACAATACGCAAAATGTTTCTGTACTTGAATTAAGAAGTGCAATTTCTCAAACAGTTTCTAACAACTTAATTGTTGGTTATCAAAGAATAAGAGATTACAGGTCAACTGCAGGATCTTTGTTTCCTCAAATTCAAATCAACAATATGAATGGTGTTTCTGGTAACTCTGTTTTAGTGGGTTCTGAAAGGAGTTCTACTGCAAATGAATTAGATCAGGATATTATTGAGTTCACTGATAATGTGAAAATTTTTGCCAACAAACACACTTTTACATTTGGTACGCATAACGAATTTTTCAAATTTAGAAACCTGTTTATGAATAACTTTGCTGGAAGTTATACTTACAGTAACTTGAATGATTTTACTACAAATGCAAAACCAAATGTTGCTGCAGCTACCTATTCAATCGTTCCTGGCGAAGCTTCACCATCGGCTAAATTTAGTGCCGCTCAATTGGGCTTCTATTTCCAGGATGAAATCGATGCTTTCAAAGGGTTTAAATTAATTGCTGGTTTAAGAGTTGACGTGCCATTGTTTTTTGATGATCCTGCTGCAAATCCTCTTATTCCTACTTCTTTTCCTAATCAAAGAACAGATCAAACACCAAGTGGTCAGATTTTGGTGTCACCGCGTTTAAGCTTCAACTGGGATTTAACAGGTGACAGATCTTTACAATTAAGAGGTGGTGCTGGCTTATTAACTAGCCGTGCTCCATTTGTATGGTTGTCTAATCAATTTACAAATAGCGGAATGTTATATGGCGCAGTAAATGCTACAAACGGTACGGGTACTTTCATTGCAGATCCTGCAAACCAAAAAGCAGCTGGAGGTTCAGTACCAACTTATGAGGTGAACTTGGTTAATAATAATTTTAAAGTACCTCAGGTTTTCAGAACAAACGTTGCAGTTGATTTTAAATTACCTGGTGGAATTACGGGTACTTTAGAAGCTTTATTAAGTAAAACAGTTAACAACGTATTGTATAAGAACATTAATATGAAGCCAGCAATTGGTAGAATCAACTCATCAATTACTGGTGGTGCAGATACTCGTCCGTTGTATAATTACCCTACAACTGCTGGAAAAGTAAATACTACATTTACTAATGTTTATTATTTAGACAATACAGATAAAGGAAGTACTTATAACTTAACTGCCCAATTACAGAAATCATTTAATTTCGGATTATTCTTATCAGGTTCATATACCTATGGTAAATCGAAAGATATAAACTCAGGTGCAAGTAGTACAGCTTCTTCTAACTTCGGTTTTGTTCAGATTGTTAATGATCCAAATAATCCTGATTTAGCTTATTCTAATTTTGATGTTAGACATAGAGTTACCGGAGCTTTAAATTACGCAGTTAAATACGGTAAAAACAAAGAATTTGGCACAACATTCTCGTTGTTCTATGTAGGAAAATCTGGTTCTCCTTTCACTTACTTATACTTTGGAGATCTTAATCAGGATGGAAACAACCAAAATGATCTTTTATATGTTCCTAGAAACTTAAGCGAGATTAAACTTGCTGATTTGAACATCGGAACAACTGCAGCACCTGTTATTATTCCTATTGCCCAACAATGGGCTGCATTAGATGCATTTATCAATAGCGATCCTTATTTAAGTACTAAAAGAGGGCAATATACTGAACGTAATGGTGCAAGAATGCCATGGGAACACCAATTTGATGTTCGTATCATGCAAGATTTAGGTATCGTTGGAGGTAAAGGAACTAAAAACAGTTTACAGTTATCTCTTGATATTATTAACGTTGGCAACTTAATCAACAAAGATTGGGGTAAATTATACTCATTGTCTAACACAGCTTCTACTTTAATCAATTATAACTACAATGCTACTACGGGTGGTAATTATACTTTCCGTGCACCAACTAATGGTACAGCATATCAAGTAGCTCCATTTGCTTCAAGATGGCAAGCTCAGGTTGGAGTTCGTTATAACTTTAACTAA
- a CDS encoding MBL fold metallo-hydrolase, whose protein sequence is MKLHTINTGLFKLDGGAMFGVVPKAIWQKTNPADANNLCTWAMRCLLIEEGNQLVLVDTGIGNKQDEKFFSHYYLHGNDSMEKSLAHLGFSTADITDVFLTHLHFDHVGGAIVRENDKLIPAFKNAHYWSNEKHWRWAVEPNVREKASFLKENILPIQESGQLKFVEEKENIEWQKNINISFAYGHTDAMMLPKINYKGRTIVYMTDLLPSVGHLPLPYVMAYDMFPLKTLTEKQAFLEEAVNNHYILYLEHDPINECCTLQRTEKGIRVADTFNLSDI, encoded by the coding sequence ATGAAACTCCACACCATAAACACAGGCTTATTTAAATTAGATGGTGGCGCTATGTTTGGCGTTGTGCCCAAGGCCATCTGGCAAAAAACCAACCCTGCCGATGCGAACAATCTTTGTACCTGGGCCATGCGTTGCCTTTTAATAGAAGAAGGCAATCAATTAGTTTTAGTAGATACCGGAATTGGGAACAAACAGGACGAAAAGTTTTTTAGCCATTATTATTTGCATGGGAATGATTCGATGGAAAAATCGCTGGCGCATTTGGGTTTTAGTACAGCTGATATTACTGATGTTTTCCTTACGCATCTTCACTTCGATCATGTTGGTGGTGCCATAGTAAGAGAAAACGACAAACTGATCCCTGCTTTTAAAAACGCACACTACTGGAGCAATGAAAAACATTGGCGATGGGCAGTAGAACCAAATGTAAGGGAAAAAGCTTCCTTCCTAAAAGAAAACATTTTGCCGATTCAAGAAAGCGGACAACTTAAATTCGTGGAAGAAAAAGAGAATATTGAGTGGCAAAAAAACATTAACATTAGTTTTGCTTATGGTCACACTGATGCCATGATGTTACCAAAAATCAACTACAAAGGCAGAACTATTGTATATATGACCGATCTTTTACCCTCTGTAGGCCATCTTCCCTTACCTTATGTAATGGCCTATGATATGTTCCCCTTAAAAACATTAACAGAAAAACAGGCCTTTTTAGAAGAAGCTGTAAATAACCACTATATATTATACCTGGAGCACGATCCAATTAACGAATGCTGCACCTTACAGCGAACAGAAAAAGGAATACGCGTAGCAGATACCTTTAACCTAAGCGATATCTAA